CGGCGTCGAGATGGTCATGCCGGGAGACAACATCGACATCGAGTGCGAGCTGATCGCCCCGATCGCGATGGAGAAGGGTCTGCGTTTCGCCGTTCGCGAAGGCGGCCATACCGTGGGTGC
This genomic stretch from Elusimicrobiota bacterium harbors:
- the tuf gene encoding elongation factor Tu (EF-Tu; promotes GTP-dependent binding of aminoacyl-tRNA to the A-site of ribosomes during protein biosynthesis; when the tRNA anticodon matches the mRNA codon, GTP hydrolysis results; the inactive EF-Tu-GDP leaves the ribosome and release of GDP is promoted by elongation factor Ts; many prokaryotes have two copies of the gene encoding EF-Tu): GVEMVMPGDNIDIECELIAPIAMEKGLRFAVREGGHTVGAGVVADIVA